Proteins encoded by one window of Nomascus leucogenys isolate Asia chromosome 19, Asia_NLE_v1, whole genome shotgun sequence:
- the LOC100597976 gene encoding 60S ribosomal protein L31-like: MAPAKNSGKKKMDHSAINEVMTREYTNIHKHIHRVGFKKHVPQALKEIRKFCHEGDGTPDVCIDTRLNKVVFAKGIRNVPYHILMRLSRGCNEDEDAPNKLCTLITYVPVTTFKNLQITVSVDEN; this comes from the exons ATGGCTCCTGCAAAGAACAGTGGCAAGAAGAAAATGGACCATTCTGCCATCAACGAGGTGATGACCCGAGAATACACCAACATTCACAAGCACATCCACAGAGTGGGCTTCAAGAAGCATGTCCCTCAGGCACTCAAAGAGATCCGGAAATTTTGCCATGAAGGAGATGGAACTCCAGATGTGTGCATTGATACCAGGCTCAATAAAGTTGTCTTTGCCAAAGGAATAAGGAATGTCCCATATCATATCCTCATGCGGTTGTCCAGAGGATGTAATGAGGATGAAGATGCACCAAATAAGCTCTGTACTTTGATTACCTATGTACCTGTTACCACTTTCAAAAATCTACAGata acaGTCAGTGTGGATGAGAACTAA